One genomic region from Knoellia sp. p5-6-4 encodes:
- the hutI gene encoding imidazolonepropionase, protein MSSVLVTGIGELVTCDGTTPDRLGIRRDAALVAEDGRIAWVGSAAAAPGADQQVDVGGRAVLPGFVDSHSHLVFAGDRAEEFAARMAGQRYDGGGIGVSVAATRAATDDELRSLVQARVAEMRAQGTTTVEVKSGYGLTVEDEARALRIAGEFTAETTYLGAHVVPPEHAGDRAAYLDLVTGPMLEAAAPYARWVDVFCEPHSPHAFTGEEARAVLVAGREAGLGLRVHGNQLGPGPGVQLAVELGAASVDHCTYLSAADVEALASVAGTTVATLLPGVEFSTRSPYPDARALLDAGCSVALATDCNPGTCYSSSMPFVIALAVREMGLTPGEAVYAATAGSALSLRRSDVGRLEVGARADLAVLDAPSHLHLAYRPGVPIARAMALPGDGSAPATDRA, encoded by the coding sequence ATGAGCAGCGTCCTCGTCACCGGCATCGGCGAGCTGGTCACCTGTGACGGGACGACCCCTGACCGGCTCGGCATCCGCCGCGACGCCGCCCTGGTGGCCGAGGACGGCCGCATCGCCTGGGTCGGGTCGGCAGCCGCCGCCCCCGGGGCGGACCAGCAGGTCGACGTCGGCGGCCGCGCCGTGCTCCCCGGCTTCGTGGACTCGCACTCGCACCTCGTCTTCGCCGGCGACCGCGCCGAGGAGTTCGCCGCCCGCATGGCCGGCCAGCGCTACGACGGCGGCGGGATCGGTGTCTCCGTCGCGGCCACCCGGGCCGCCACGGACGACGAGCTGCGCAGCCTGGTGCAGGCACGGGTCGCCGAGATGCGCGCGCAGGGCACGACGACGGTGGAGGTCAAGAGCGGCTACGGGCTGACGGTCGAGGACGAGGCGCGCGCCCTGCGCATCGCGGGCGAGTTCACCGCCGAGACCACCTACCTCGGCGCCCACGTGGTCCCGCCGGAGCACGCCGGCGACCGGGCGGCATACCTCGACCTCGTCACCGGGCCGATGCTGGAGGCGGCGGCGCCGTACGCGCGCTGGGTCGACGTCTTCTGCGAGCCGCACTCACCGCACGCCTTCACCGGCGAGGAGGCGCGGGCCGTCCTGGTCGCGGGCCGGGAAGCGGGACTGGGCCTGAGGGTGCACGGCAACCAGCTCGGGCCCGGACCGGGCGTGCAGCTCGCAGTCGAGCTGGGGGCGGCCAGCGTCGACCACTGCACCTACCTGTCGGCGGCCGACGTCGAGGCCCTGGCCAGCGTGGCGGGCACCACGGTGGCGACCCTGCTGCCGGGGGTGGAGTTCTCCACCCGCTCGCCCTACCCGGACGCGCGGGCCCTGCTCGACGCGGGCTGCTCGGTCGCGCTCGCCACCGACTGCAACCCCGGCACCTGCTACTCCTCGTCGATGCCGTTCGTCATCGCGCTCGCGGTGCGCGAGATGGGGCTGACGCCGGGTGAGGCGGTGTATGCCGCGACTGCCGGGTCGGCGCTGTCGCTGCGCCGCAGCGACGTGGGGCGGCTCGAGGTGGGGGCGCGGGCCGACCTCGCGGTGCTCGACGCGCCCTCCCACCTCCACCTCGCCTACCGGCCGGGGGTGCCGATCGCCCGGGCGATGGCCCTGCCGGGCGACGGGTCGGCGCCGGCGACCGACCGGGCCTAG
- a CDS encoding DUF4235 domain-containing protein, translated as MGTLVWRVVGTGSALLAGVAANKVVQAVWKKAGRDEVLDPRDPRTPWKDAVLFAALTGLAVGAARVVVTRKAAQYYEKSTGHMPPPMQEGEA; from the coding sequence GTGGGAACTCTTGTGTGGCGTGTCGTCGGCACCGGGTCGGCACTCCTCGCCGGCGTCGCGGCCAACAAGGTCGTCCAGGCGGTCTGGAAGAAGGCGGGACGCGACGAGGTCCTCGACCCGCGCGACCCCCGCACCCCGTGGAAGGACGCCGTCCTGTTCGCCGCCCTCACCGGCCTGGCGGTCGGCGCCGCCCGGGTCGTGGTGACCCGCAAGGCCGCGCAGTACTACGAGAAGTCCACCGGGCACATGCCGCCGCCGATGCAGGAGGGCGAGGCCTAG
- a CDS encoding ECF transporter S component: MSTTKLHTAAARGASIRASRPLMGWRTVDLLSVAFLGAAFGVAYWGWGILYNGPLSALQFAFAPLGGLFAGTWFVAGVVGGLVVRRPGAALLCEVIAALVSMLPGTEWGATVLVSGIVQGLGAELVFALFGYRFFGLLAAVLAGAMAGPFAAAYESTTWIQDWSLSWKLAYAGVLAFSGAVVAGLGGWALTRALAGAGALNAFPPGQEAREHRAV, from the coding sequence ATGAGCACCACGAAGCTCCACACCGCCGCCGCGCGCGGCGCCTCCATCCGCGCCTCCCGCCCCCTGATGGGCTGGCGCACCGTCGACCTGCTGAGCGTGGCCTTCCTCGGCGCCGCGTTCGGGGTCGCCTACTGGGGCTGGGGGATCCTCTACAACGGGCCCCTCTCCGCCCTCCAGTTCGCCTTCGCCCCGCTCGGGGGCCTGTTCGCAGGCACCTGGTTCGTCGCCGGTGTCGTCGGTGGCCTGGTCGTCCGCCGACCGGGCGCCGCGCTGCTGTGCGAGGTGATCGCCGCCCTGGTCTCCATGCTCCCGGGCACCGAGTGGGGCGCGACGGTCCTCGTCTCGGGCATCGTCCAGGGCCTGGGCGCCGAGCTGGTCTTCGCCCTCTTCGGCTACCGCTTCTTCGGCCTCCTGGCAGCGGTGCTCGCCGGGGCGATGGCCGGGCCCTTTGCCGCTGCCTACGAGTCGACCACCTGGATCCAGGACTGGTCGCTCAGCTGGAAGCTGGCGTATGCCGGTGTGCTCGCCTTCTCCGGCGCCGTGGTCGCGGGACTGGGCGGCTGGGCGCTGACGCGGGCGCTCGCGGGCGCCGGGGCGCTGAACGCGTTCCCTCCCGGGCAGGAGGCGCGGGAGCACCGCGCCGTCTGA
- a CDS encoding ATP-binding cassette domain-containing protein, whose protein sequence is MSEASTTLPRLGAGWVEVSGLTWRPFGRREPVLRDLDLAIPAGQRVLLVGPSGSGKSTLLRALAGVLQVADSGDLEGTVEIDGVSPHARPGAVGLVLQEPGSGVVAATIGRDVAFGLENTAVAREQMPSRVERALASVRLDMPQDTPTHALSGGEQQRLALAGALALEPALLLLDEPTAMLDPETAAVVRACVDEVVAAGRLTTVVVEHRLGPWVDFADRLLVLDRAGRLVADGDPREVLAERGDALAAEGIWVPGVPAPEPAGIPHGLFGQGPLGANEVALDAADVTVRRTVRTLDGATRSTLAVDRQWVQARAGQTLALVGPSGSGKSTLMLALAGLVEVDDGLVRAHPSLAAAGARNPRDWDTVDLARAVAWVPQWSSSAIVATTVLDEVMTTPRAVGMVESEAEARTRALLALLGIDHLVHADPRHLSGGEQRRLAMAAAVVHQPALLLADEATVGHDRLTWAAVMGVVEGVRDAGSAVVLTTHDEAVVTRADRTVVLARPAQPPAPRAPRRPLLARCGPLSLLLGSALSIPAGVVAQHWTVGLVVLALQVVLAVIGLLAPGEGPAPLGRVRAVLVRCLPGAVGALSVGWSTWLFGGNDLEVAAGAAVRVLVIVFPSAVLIRFIDTDALGDHLAQRLRLPARPVVATAAALQRVHTFGDIWAEIARARRVRGIGARLRSPAAVLRELSALTIGMLVRSLQAAATLAVAMDSRGFSTAHRRTWWAPAPWRLADTVLVLLSLLPLAVALLAGSAP, encoded by the coding sequence GTGTCCGAGGCGTCCACCACCCTGCCCCGGCTCGGCGCCGGGTGGGTCGAGGTGTCCGGCCTGACGTGGCGCCCCTTCGGGCGGCGCGAGCCGGTCCTGCGCGACCTCGACCTCGCCATCCCGGCCGGACAGCGGGTGCTGCTCGTGGGCCCGAGCGGCTCGGGCAAGTCCACCCTGCTGCGGGCGCTGGCGGGAGTGCTCCAGGTCGCCGACTCCGGCGACCTCGAGGGGACGGTCGAGATCGACGGCGTCAGCCCCCACGCCCGGCCCGGCGCCGTCGGGCTCGTGCTGCAGGAGCCCGGGTCGGGCGTCGTCGCCGCCACCATCGGACGCGACGTCGCCTTCGGGCTCGAGAACACCGCCGTGGCGCGCGAGCAGATGCCGTCCCGCGTCGAGCGCGCCCTGGCGTCGGTGCGCCTGGACATGCCGCAGGACACCCCCACGCACGCGCTGTCCGGGGGTGAGCAGCAGCGCCTCGCGCTCGCCGGGGCGCTGGCCCTCGAGCCCGCGCTGCTCCTGCTCGACGAGCCGACCGCCATGCTCGACCCCGAGACCGCGGCCGTGGTGCGCGCCTGCGTGGACGAGGTGGTGGCCGCCGGTCGGCTGACCACCGTGGTCGTCGAGCACCGGCTGGGTCCGTGGGTCGACTTCGCAGACCGCCTGCTGGTCCTCGACCGTGCGGGCAGGCTCGTCGCGGACGGCGACCCGCGGGAGGTCCTGGCCGAGCGCGGCGACGCCCTCGCGGCCGAGGGGATCTGGGTGCCGGGCGTCCCCGCCCCGGAGCCGGCCGGCATACCGCACGGGCTCTTCGGGCAGGGGCCGCTCGGGGCCAACGAGGTGGCGCTCGATGCCGCCGACGTCACCGTCCGCCGCACGGTCCGCACCCTCGACGGGGCCACGCGGAGCACCCTCGCCGTGGACCGCCAGTGGGTGCAGGCGCGGGCCGGCCAGACCTTGGCCCTCGTGGGTCCGAGCGGGTCGGGGAAGTCGACGCTGATGCTGGCGCTGGCCGGACTGGTCGAGGTCGACGACGGCCTCGTGCGGGCCCACCCCTCGCTGGCGGCAGCGGGGGCGAGGAACCCGCGGGACTGGGACACCGTCGACCTCGCTCGGGCCGTGGCCTGGGTGCCCCAGTGGTCCTCCTCGGCGATCGTGGCCACCACGGTGCTCGACGAGGTGATGACCACTCCCCGGGCGGTCGGCATGGTCGAGTCCGAGGCCGAGGCGCGCACCCGTGCCCTGCTGGCCCTCCTCGGCATCGACCACCTCGTGCACGCCGACCCCCGTCACCTCAGCGGTGGCGAGCAGCGCCGGCTCGCGATGGCGGCCGCCGTCGTGCACCAGCCCGCGCTCCTGCTCGCCGACGAGGCCACCGTGGGGCACGACCGCCTCACCTGGGCCGCTGTCATGGGCGTGGTGGAGGGCGTCCGGGACGCGGGGTCGGCGGTCGTCCTCACCACCCACGACGAGGCCGTCGTGACCCGCGCCGACCGCACCGTCGTGCTCGCCCGTCCGGCGCAGCCTCCTGCCCCCCGGGCGCCGCGCCGCCCGCTGCTGGCGCGCTGTGGCCCGCTGTCCCTGCTGCTGGGCAGCGCCCTCTCGATCCCGGCCGGGGTGGTGGCGCAGCACTGGACGGTCGGGCTGGTCGTGCTCGCGCTCCAGGTGGTGCTCGCCGTCATCGGGCTCCTCGCGCCGGGTGAGGGGCCGGCGCCACTGGGCCGCGTGCGCGCCGTCCTCGTGCGCTGCCTCCCCGGTGCGGTCGGGGCCCTGTCGGTGGGCTGGTCGACCTGGCTGTTCGGGGGCAACGACCTCGAGGTCGCGGCGGGTGCCGCGGTGAGGGTCCTGGTCATCGTCTTCCCGTCAGCGGTGCTCATCCGCTTCATCGACACCGATGCCCTGGGCGACCACCTGGCCCAGCGGCTGCGGCTGCCGGCCAGGCCCGTCGTCGCCACGGCAGCGGCGCTGCAAAGGGTGCACACCTTCGGTGACATCTGGGCCGAGATCGCCCGGGCCCGTCGGGTGCGCGGCATCGGCGCCCGGCTGCGCTCGCCCGCAGCGGTGCTCCGGGAGCTGTCCGCCCTGACCATCGGCATGCTCGTCCGCTCGCTCCAGGCGGCGGCGACGCTGGCGGTCGCGATGGACTCGCGGGGGTTCTCCACGGCCCACCGGCGCACGTGGTGGGCGCCCGCGCCGTGGCGCCTCGCCGACACCGTGCTGGTGCTGCTCTCGCTGCTGCCGCTGGCGGTCGCGCTGCTCGCCGGTTCCGCGCCGTAG
- a CDS encoding 2'-5' RNA ligase family protein, with product MAHTVLYIPVPQLEPYIRWRHQHEGPEWLSPEDDHVHAHVTVLGPFVPEADLTPEHDADLAALIGGVPAFAFTLREIRVFPTGLVHLRPEPAEPFARLTAAVAGRYPGHPPYAGEFDPVPHLSLCALAPGRDVPLVREELADVLPVRASAEEVRLVRYAEHGTRTLRRYPLVGSGR from the coding sequence GTGGCGCACACCGTCCTCTACATCCCCGTTCCCCAGCTCGAGCCCTACATCCGCTGGCGGCACCAGCACGAGGGCCCCGAGTGGCTGTCGCCCGAGGACGACCACGTCCACGCCCATGTCACCGTGCTGGGGCCGTTCGTCCCCGAGGCGGACCTGACGCCCGAGCACGACGCCGACCTCGCTGCGCTGATCGGTGGCGTGCCGGCGTTCGCCTTCACCCTGCGGGAGATCCGGGTCTTCCCCACCGGCCTGGTCCACCTGCGACCGGAGCCGGCGGAGCCGTTCGCGCGGCTGACCGCCGCCGTCGCGGGGCGCTACCCCGGGCACCCGCCGTATGCCGGTGAGTTCGACCCCGTGCCCCACCTGAGCCTGTGCGCGCTGGCGCCGGGGCGTGACGTCCCGCTGGTGCGGGAGGAGCTGGCCGACGTCCTCCCGGTGCGCGCGTCCGCGGAGGAGGTCCGGCTGGTCCGGTACGCCGAGCACGGCACGCGAACCCTGCGCCGCTACCCGCTCGTCGGCTCGGGGCGCTAG